The following coding sequences lie in one Mycteria americana isolate JAX WOST 10 ecotype Jacksonville Zoo and Gardens chromosome 13, USCA_MyAme_1.0, whole genome shotgun sequence genomic window:
- the ZCCHC8 gene encoding zinc finger CCHC domain-containing protein 8 isoform X6: protein MKDCPKPRNAARISEKRKEFMEACGEASNQNFQQRYHAEEVEERFGKFKPGVISGELQDALGVTDKSLPPFIYRMRQLGYPPGWLKEAEMEHSGLALYDGKDDGGTEDEGSRQPKRITYDVSKLINYPGFNISTPSGIPDEWQIFGSIPMQPSQQKDVFANYLSSFHAPSPKSSNKRAASQSGSYHSKRPKEDNLEVPPADMDLDSDLEVSQRSQTHNSFQFQPPLPPGRPSMSTPPPLPRGTPPLNLTSTQPSTPTRPPLPRTTPPLNPSSDTPQPKIVDSIMDEDTLTLEELEEQQRLIWAALEQAESTNSDSDIPVDTPLTGNSVASSPSRNEVDLVAEVRSSDKVITVETRFSDISEQIPENERSITSPNPGDSFLNLKENPDNTDSEGLLDNTMPAPNHEVNNRENTGGNKVVTSIESSAKNSSLVPDMSKFAAGITPFEFENMAESTGVYLRIRSVLKNSPRNQQKKKTSS from the exons ATGAAAGACTGTCCAAAG CCACGAAATGCAGCTCGTATaagtgagaagagaaaggagTTTATGGAAGCTTGTGGTGAAGCGAGCAATCAGAATTTTCAGCAGCGTTACCATGCAGAAGAAGTAGAAGAGAGGTTTGGAAAATTTAAACCAGGAGTAATTAG TGGGGAACTTCAAGATGCACTTGGTGTCACAGATAAGAGTCTTCCTCCATTTATATATCGTATGCGTCAGCTGGGTTATCCTCCGGGTTGGCTCAAGGAGGCTGAAATGGAGCACTCGGGACTTGCGCTTTATGATGGAAAAG ACGATGGTGGAACAGAAGATGAAGGATCTCGTCAACCAAAACGCATCACTTACGATGTCTCTAAGTTGATAAACTATCCAGGCTTTAATATATCCACTCCAAGTGGGATCCCAGAT gaatgGCAGATATTTGGTTCCATCCCCATGCAGCCATCTCAACAGAAGGATGTTTTTGCTAACTACCTTTCTAGTTTTCATGCG CCAAGTCCAAAATCTAGCAATAAAAGGGCTGCATCTCAGTCAGGCTCTTATCATTCAAAACGACCAAAAGAAGACAATTTGGAGGTACCACCAGCTGACATGGACCTAGATTCTG ATCTGGAAGTGTCACAAAGATCTCAAACTCATAACAGTTTTCAGTTCCAACCTCCGCTGCCACCTGGACGTCCATCGATGTCAACTCCTCCTCCTTTACCACGAGGAACACCGCCACTAAATCTTACATCAACTCAGCCTTCAACACCCACCCGCCCTCCTCTTCCTAGGACTACTCCACCTTTGAATCCTTCCAGTGATACTCCTCAGCCAAAAATAGTGGACTCAATCATGGATGAGGATACTCTGACCTTGGAAGAGCTAGAGGAACAGCAGCGATTAATCTGGGCAGCACTagagcaggcagaaagcacaAACAGTGACTCTGATATTCCTGTTGATACACCTTTAACTGGAAATTCTGTTGCATCATCACCATCTAGGAACGAAGTAGATCTTGTTGCAGAAGTAAGATCATCTGATAAGGTGATTACAGTGGAAACTAGGTTTTCAGACATCAGTGAACAGATACCAGAAAATGAACGTTCTATAACTAGTCCTAATCCAGGAGATAGCTTTCTTAACTTAAAGGAAAATCCTGATAATACAGATTCTGAAGGCTTGCTGGATAACACAATGCCTGCTCCCAACCATGAAGTTaacaacagagaaaatacaggTGGTAATAAAGTGGTCACAAGCATTGAATCATCTGCAAAAAACTCCAGTCTTGTTCCTGATATGAGCAAGTTTGCTGCAGGCATAACAccatttgaatttgaaaatatggCAGAATCAACAGGTGTTTATCTACGAATAAGAAGCGTGTTAAAAAATTCCCCAAGaaaccagcaaaagaaaaagacttcatcTTAA